A window of the Brassica napus cultivar Da-Ae chromosome C5, Da-Ae, whole genome shotgun sequence genome harbors these coding sequences:
- the LOC111206262 gene encoding probable sugar phosphate/phosphate translocator At1g12500 — MVEAQSWTTRRMSNPRVDAAATAPQTVVDIPETPPHSSSSSTGKPFSLSSPTVSPAILTAAIIAAWFGSNIGVLLLNKYLLFYYGFRYPIFLTMTHMLSCAAYSSAVINIAGVVPRQHILSRRQFLKILSLSAIFCLSVVCGNTSLRYIPVSFNQAIGATTPFFTAVFSFLITCKTESTEVYLALLPVVSGIVLASNSEPSFHLFGFLICVASTAGRALKSVVQGIILTSESEKLHSMNLLLYMAPMAACILLPFTLYIEGNVLRILIEKARTDPLIIFLLAGNATVAYLVNLTNFLVTKHTSALTLQVLGNGKAAVAAGVSVLIFRNPVTVMGIAGFGVTIMGVVLYSEARKRSKLLNQK, encoded by the exons ATGGTGGAAGCTCAGTCATGGACGACGCGGCGGATGAGCAATCCGAGAGTTGACGCCGCCGCAACCGCCCCGCAAACAGTCGTCGACATCCCCGAAACGCCTCCtcactcctcctcttcttccacAGGGAAACCTTTCTCCCTCTCCTCACCAACCGTATCTCCGGCCATTCTCACGGCGGCGATCATCGCCGCCTGGTTCGGCTCCAACATAGGAGTCCTCCTCCTGAACAAATACCTCCTCTTCTACTACGGCTTCCGCTACCCGATCTTCCTGACCATGACGCACATGCTCTCCTGCGCCGCCTACAGCTCCGCCGTCATCAACATCGCCGGCGTCGTGCCGCGTCAGCACATCCTCTCGCGCCGCCAGTTTCTGAAGATCCTTTCTCTCTCGGCGATCTTCTGCCTCTCCGTCGTGTGCGGCAACACTTCGCTGCGTTACATTCCCGTCTCCTTCAACCAAGCGATCGGAGCCACCACGCCGTTCTTCACCGCCGTCTTCTCTTTCCTCATCACGTGTAAAACGGAGTCAACCGAAGTTTACTTGGCTCTCCTCCCCGTCGTCTCCGGCATCGTTTTAGCTTCTAACTCCGAACCTTCGTTTCATCTCTTTGGTTTCCTCATTTGCGTCGCTTCCACCGCCGGTAGAGCTCTTAAATCCGTCGTCCAG GGGATTATACTGACGTCAGAATCGGAGAAGCTACATTCGATGAATCTTCTGCTCTACATGGCACCAATGGCGGCTTGTATCTTACTACCATTTACACTCTACATCGAAGGAAACGTGTTAAGGATCCTAATTGAAAAGGCGAGGACGGATCCATTGATCATCTTCTTGCTCGCAGGGAATGCGACAGTTGCTTATTTAGTAAACTTGACGAACTTCTTGGTGACAAAGCACACAAGCGCTCTCACTTTGCAGGTTTTGGGCAATGGAAAAGCCGCAGTGGCTGCTGGAGTTTCGGTTTTGATATTTAGGAATCCAGTGACGGTGATGGGTATTGCCGGGTTTGGGGTCACGATTATGGGAGTGGTTCTCTACAGCGAAGCTAGGAAGAGATCCAAATTGCTTAACCAGAAGTGA
- the LOC106445576 gene encoding vacuolar sorting protein 18, with protein MDQGRQVFSVDLLERYASKNRGMITCMAAGNDVIVLGTSKGWIIRHDFGVGSSYDIDLSVGRTGDQSIHKVFVDPGGSHCIATVTGVGGAESFYTHAKWPKPRVLSRLKGLLVNSVAWNRQQITEVSTKEIILGTQDGQLFEMAVDEKDKREKYIKFLFELEELPEAFMALQMETANINSGMRYYVMAVTPTRLYSFTGIGTLESVFASYKERAVHFMELPGEIPNSELHFFIKQRRAVHFAWLSGTGIYHGGLNFGAQHSYPNGDENFVESKALLDYSKLSDGTEIVKPSSMALSEYHFLLLIGNKVKVVNRISEQIIEELQFDITADSASRGIIGLCSDASAGLFYAYNQNSIFQVSVIDEGRDMWKVYLDLKVFAAALANCRDPLQRDQVYLVQAEAAFADKEYLRAASFYAKINYVISFEEVTLKFISINEPEALRTFLLRKLDTLSKDDKCQITMISTWATELYLDKINRLLLEDDTAIENCNSEYHSVIQEFRAFMSDCKDVLDEATTMKLLESYGRVEELVYFANLKEQYEIVIHHYIQQGEAKKALEVLQKSSVSDELQYKFAPELIMLDAYETVESWMACKNLNPRRLITAMMRYSSEPHAKNETHEVIKYLEFCVHSLHNEDPGIHNLLLSLYAKQEDDSALLRFLQCKFGKGRENGPEFFYDPKYSLRLCLKEKRTRACVHIYSMMSMHEEAVALALQIDSELAMAEADKVEDDEDLRKKLWLMVAKHVVKQEKGAKRENIRKAIAFLKETDGLLKIEDILPFFPDFALIDDFKETICSSLEDYNKQIEQLKEEMNDATRGADNIRNDISALTQRYAVIDREEECGVCKRKILTMTGDFRMAQGYSSSGPLAPFYVFPCGHSFHAQCLITHVTSCAHEEQAEHILDLQKQLTLLGSETRRDMNGNRSDEPITSTTTADKLRSELDDAIASECPFCGELMINEITLPFIKPEETRHSASWDLRPQTNLANQRTISLPV; from the exons ATGGATCAAGGAAGGCAAGTGTTTTCAGTTGATCTTCTCGAGAGATATGCCTCGAAGAATCGTGGCATGATCACATGTATGGCCGCTGGAAACGATGTGATTGTTCTGGGAACAAGCAAAGGATGGATCATCCGCCATGATTTTGGAGTTGGGAGTTCTTATG ATATTGATCTCTCTGTTGGTCGAACTGGGGACCAATCGATTCACAAGGTTTTTGTTGACCCTGGTGGTAGCCATTGCATTGCTACGGTCACTGGTGTTGGAGGAGCTGAATCTTTTTATACTCATGCTAAATGGCCTAAGCCGCGTGTGTTGAGCCGCTTGAAAGGTTTGCTGGTTAACTCGGTCGCTTGGAACAGGCAACAGATAACAGAAG TTTCAACTAAGGAGATCATCCTGGGCACTCAAGATGGGCAGCTATTTGAGATGGCCGTGGATGAGAAGGACAAGAGAGAGAAGtacatcaagtttttgttcgAACTAGAAGAACTTCCCGAAGCCTTCATGGCTTTGCAG ATGGAAACAGCCAACATAAACAGTGGAATGAGGTACTATGTGATGGCTGTAACTCCCACTCGACTCTACTCGTTCACCGGGATTGGAACATTAGAA TCTGTTTTTGCTAGTTATAAAGAACGTGCAGTACATTTTATGGAACTTCCTGGTGAAATACCAAACAG TGAACTACATTTCTTTATAAAGCAACGAAGAGCGGTGCATTTTGCGTGGCTTTCAGGAACAGGAATTTATCATGGGGGCTTAAATTTTGGTGCTCAGCACAG TTACCCAAATGGTGATGAGAATTTTGTGGAGAGCAAAGCCCTCTTGGACTACTCAAAACTGAGTGATGGCACTGAAATAGTCAAGCCTAGTTCGATGGCACTCTCAGAATATCATTTCTTGCTTCTTATTGGGAATAAGGTTAAG GTTGTGAATCGGATTAGTGAACAAATCATTGAAGAGCTCCAGTTTGATATAACGGCAGATTCAGCTTCGAGGGGCATAATTGGACTTTGCAGCGATGCATCTGCTGGTCTTTTCTATGCGTATAATCAGAATTCGATCTTTCAG GTTTCTGTAATTGATGAAGGCAGAGATATGTGGAAGGTTTACCTAGACTTGAAAGTTTTTGCTGCAGCTTTAGCAAACTGCCGTGACCCTCTCCAGAGAGACCAAGTTTATTTAGTTCAG GCAGAGGCTGCATTTGCCGACAAGGAATATCTACGAGCAGCATCATTCTATGCCAAA ATCAATTATGTAATATCTTTTGAAGAGGTCACGTTGAAGTTTATTAGTATCAACGAACCG GAAGCTTTGAGAACCTTCCTGTTGCGGAAGCTTGATACTCTTTCAAAGGATGATAAATGTCAGATTACAATGATATCAACATGGGCAACTGAGCTGTATCTGGACAAG ATAAATCGGCTGCTTTTGGAAGATGATACTGCTATAGAAAACTGTAACTCAGAGTATCACTCAGTCATTCAAGAATTCCGTGCTTTCATGAGCGACTGCAAGGATGTATTAGATGAGGCAACAACCATGAAACTTCTGGAGAG TTATGGTCGGGTTGAAGAGTTGGTATATTTTGCAAACCTGAAGGAGCAGTATGAAATCGTTATTCACCATTATATTCAG CAAGGGGAAGCAAAGAAAGCTTTGGAGGTGCTCCAGAAATCTTCAGTTTCAGATGAGCTTCAG TATAAATTTGCGCCAGAACTTATTATGCTTGACGCATATGAAACCGTGGAATCATGGATGGCCTGTAAAAATCTGAATCCAAGGAGACTGATTACTGCAATGATGCGTTACTCAAGCGAACCTCATGCAAA GAACGAGACACATGAAGTCATAAAATACCTTGAGTTTTGCGTCCATAGTTTGCATAACGAGGATCCAGGGATTCACAATTTACTTCTCTCATTATATGCCAAGCAG GAAGATGACAGTGCCCTCCTCCGTTTCCTGCAATGCAAGTTTGGGAAAGGACGAGAGAACGGTCCTGAATTTTTCTACGATCCCAAATATTCATTGCGCCTGTGTCTCAAGGAAAAGAGAACTCGTGCCTGTGTCCATATATACAGCATGATGTCTATGCATGAAGAGGCGGTAGCCCTTGCTCTCCAG ATTGATTCAGAACTTGCTATGGCTGAGGCTGATAAggttgaagatgatgaagaccTGAGAAAGAAGCTGTGGCTGATGGTTGCAAAGCATGTCGTCAAGCAGGAAAAAGGAGCCAAAAGGGAAAACATAAGGAAAGCTATTGCCTTTCTCAAGGAAACTGATGGCCTTCTAAAGATTGAAGATATTTTGCCATTCTTTCCGGACTTTGCCTTAATTGATGACTTCAAG GAAACGATTTGCTCATCTCTGGAGGATTACAACAAGCAAATAGAACAATTGAAAGAGGAGATGAACGATGCCACACGTGGTGCAGATAATATTAGAAACGATATTAGTGCCCTAACGCAAAGATATGCTGTAATCGACCGCGAAGAGGAATGCGGG GTTTGTAAACGTAAAATCTTGACGATGACGGGGGATTTCAGAATGGCTCAGGGATATTCGTCATCTGGACCACTGGCTCCTTTCTATGTTTTTCCTTGTGGGCACTCTTTCCATGCACAGTGCCTGATTACACATGTCACAAGCTGTGCACACGAAGAGCAA GCCGAGCATATACTCGATCTGCAAAAGCAGCTGACATTGCTTGGTAGTGAAACCCGGAGGGATATGAATGGTAATCGATCTGATGAACCTATAACTAGCACAACTACTGCAGACAAG CTTCGATCAGAGCTAGATGATGCTATCGCCAGCGAATGCCCGTTTTGTGGAGAATTAATGATCAATGAGATCACTCTGCCTTTTATTAAACCTGAGGAAACACGACACTCTGCTTCATGGGACCTCCGACCACAGACCAACTTAGCAAACCAGAGGACCATTTCTTTGCCTGTTTGA
- the LOC111206299 gene encoding guard cell S-type anion channel SLAC1-like, with protein MTDLSIYINLFAHILEKNIFSSVSSIEFIVSMEQKQSAPRSNFADINEVVPEEGAEQEPQQQDNNKRFSSNRGPNRGRQRPYRGFSRQVSLETGFSVLNRESKGRGEKKSLPRSGRSFAGFETRGIVNGGGDGRKGDFSIFRTKSTLSKQNSLLPSVIRERDIENSLRGEDGETKDESINENVSAGRYFAALRGPELDEVKDNEDILLPKEEQWPFLLRFPIGCYGICLGLSSQAVLWLALAKSPATHFLHIPPVINLVIWLLALVALVSVSFTYILKCIFYFEAVKREYFHPVRVNFFFAPWVVCMFLAISVPPVLSRKPLHPAIWCVFMGPYFFLELKIYGQWLSGGRRRLCKVANPSSHLSIVGNFVGAILASKVGWNEVAKFLWAVGFAHYLVVFVTLYQRLPTSEALPKELHPVYSMFIAAPSAASIAWNTIYGQFDGCSRTCFFIALFLYISLVVRINFFTGFKFSVAWWSYTFPMTTASVATIKYAEAVPCFTSRALALTLSFISSAMVCVLFVSTLLHGFVWQSLFPNDLAIAITNKRLTKEKKPFKRAYDLKRWGKQALSKKISAEKDIEPEDESHH; from the exons ATGACCGACCTCTCTATATACATCAACTTGTTTGCTCACATTTTAGAGAAGAATATCTTCTCCTCTGTTTCAAGTATCGAGTTTATCGTATCAATGGAACAAAAACAATCAGCTCCTCGTTCCAACTTTGCCGACATCAATGAAGTTGTACCAGAAGAAGGTGCAGAGCAAGAACCGCAACAGCAAGATAACAACAAGAGGTTTTCCAGCAACAGAGGACCAAACCGTGGGAGGCAACGACCATACCGAGGTTTCAGCAGACAAGTGTCGCTAGAGACGGGCTTCTCCGTGCTCAACAGAGAATCTAAAGGAAGAGGTGAGAAGAAGAGTTTACCGAGGAGTGGTCGTAGCTTTGCCGGGTTTGAAACACGCGGAATCGTCAACGGCGGTGGAGATGGTCGGAAAGGGGACTTCAGTATCTTCAGAACCAAATCAACGCTCAGCAAACAAAACTCTCTCTTGCCTTCTGTAATAAGGGAGAGAGACATTGAGAATTCTTTGAGAGGTGAAGATGGTGAGACCAAAGATGAATCTATAAATGAAAACGTTTCTGCGGGTAGATACTTTGCTGCTCTTAGAGGACCAGAGTTAGATGAAGTCAAG GACAATGAAGACATCCTGCTTCCAAAAGAAGAGCAATGGCCTTTTCTTCTAAGGTTCCCTATAGGATGCTACGGTATATGTTTAGGACTTAGCAGTCAAGCTGTCTTGTGGCTTGCACTAGCGAAAAGCCCCGCTACACACTTCTTACACATCCCACCAGTTATCAACTTAGTTATATGGCTATTGGCACTAGTAGCCTTAGTCTCTGTCTCCTTCACTTACATACTCAAATGCATCTTCTACTTCGAAGCTGTGAAACGAGAGTACTTCCATCCAGTTCGAGTCAACTTCTTCTTCGCTCCTTGGGTGGTTTGCATGTTTCTAGCCATCAGCGTACCTCCCGTGCTCTCTCGAAAACCCCTCCATCCAGCCATCTGGTGCGTTTTCATGGGTCCTTACTTCTTCCTTGAGCTCAAGATTTACGGACAATGGTTGTCGGGAGGGAGAAGGCGGCTCTGCAAAGTCGCAAACCCGTCTTCTCATCTTTCTATTGTAGGGAACTTCGTTGGAGCCATCTTAGCTTCCAAAGTTGGATGGAATGAAGTAGCTAAGTTCCTGTGGGCAGTAGGTTTTGCACATTACTTAGTTGTGTTTGTAACACTTTATCAAAGACTTCCCACAAGTGAAGCTTTGCCTAAAGAGCTTCACCCTGtctactctatgttcatagctGCACCATCAGCAGCAAGTATCGCTTGGAACACAATCTATGGCCAGTTCGACGGATGTTCAAGAACTTGCTTCTTCATTGCACTCTTCCTATACATTTCCCTTGTAGTACGGATCAATTTCTTCACAGGGTTCAA GTTCTCAGTGGCGTGGTGGTCATATACTTTTCCTATGACAACAGCCTCAGTAGCAACGATAAAGTATGCAGAAGCCGTACCTTGTTTCACTAGCCGAGCTCTAGCACTCACGCTTTCCTTCATTTCCTCGGCTATGGTCTGCGTTTTGTTCGTCTCCACGCTTCTCCACGGCTTTGTCTGGCAAAGTTTGTTCCCGAACGATCTTGCAATCGCTATTACAAATAAAAGACTTACCAAGGAGAAGAAACCTTTCAAGAGAGCCTATGACTTGAAGCGCTGGGGCAAGCAGGCTCTGTCGAAGAAAATATCTGCAGAAAAAGATATTGAACCCGAGGACGAATCACATCACTGA
- the LOC106448014 gene encoding uncharacterized protein LOC106448014: MARRKISKEEVVQKLKDDGDFDSLRVNIIRRLKDNEELRNNMISLVKESAALNRPGVQNMKTRQLSDAIFQEVVSKMLSQLSDGLWGIIRSEDGMKSEIKETVQSVYAILSNPGGLQEGPSTREAGRNIPAPVSIGEASSSYPHLEKELPRFGPAGKQKQELIRGAVEEESKGEAACSYSSTNRVNHIDNNSDDEDHELPPGFG, translated from the exons ATGGCGAGGAGGAAGATAAGCAAGGAAGAAGTTGTACAGAAGCTTAAGGACGACGGCGATTTTGACAGTCTCCGCGTCAATATCATACGCCGCCTCAAAGATAAC GAGGAATTACGGAACAACATGATATCACTTGTCAAGGAGTCAGCAGCTCTGAATCGACCGGGTgttcaaaatatgaaaactagGCAACTCTCTGATGCCATTTTCCAAGAAGTCGT AAGCAAGATGCTGAGCCAGCTCTCAGATGGGTTGTGGGGGATAATAAGATCAGAAGACGGGATGAAGAGCGAGATCAAAGAAACCGTGCAATCCGTCTATGCTATATTATCTAACCCAGGAGGCCTTCAAGAGGGACCATCCACGAGAGAAGCGGGACGTAATATACCAGCACCGGTCTCAATAGGTGAAGCCTCCTCGTCTTATCCCCATTTAGAGAAGGAGCTACCTAGGTTTGGTCCAGCTGGTAAACAGAAGCAAGAGCTGATTCGAGGAGCTgtagaagaagaaagcaaaggAGAAGCAGCATGTAGTTATAGTAGCACCAACAGAGTTAATCACATTGACAACAACAGTGATGACGAAGATCATGAACTCCCTCCTGGTTTTGGCTAA